In a genomic window of Nitrospirota bacterium:
- a CDS encoding NAD(P)H-binding protein, producing MPEAFITPIIKKEVAPVSSVQFHMVTGAFGFSGKYVARRLLEAGHEVRTLTNSPHRSNPFGGKVKAFPYNFDDPEKLAESLRGAAVLYNNYWVRFNHPGFSYARAVENSRVLFEAARRAGVRRVVHISITNPSEDSPFEYFRGKALLERLLGESGIPHSILRPAVLFGKEDILINNIAWFLRHFPVFGVFGTGQYKLEPIYVDDLAALAVHEAQRTENRTLDAIGPECYTYRELVQAVGEAIGKKRPIVPVPPALGYAVGSLVGRILGDVTITHDEVEGLMAGLLHTGSPPLGGTLLSEWVREHAELVGSRYHSELARRTDRESPYEKL from the coding sequence GTGCCGGAGGCTTTCATTACCCCTATAATAAAGAAGGAGGTGGCGCCTGTGTCGAGCGTGCAGTTCCACATGGTGACGGGGGCTTTCGGCTTCTCGGGGAAATACGTGGCCCGGAGACTCCTGGAGGCCGGCCATGAAGTGCGCACCCTGACCAACTCCCCCCACAGAAGCAACCCCTTCGGGGGCAAAGTGAAGGCCTTCCCCTATAATTTTGACGACCCGGAGAAGCTCGCCGAATCCCTCCGGGGAGCGGCCGTCCTCTACAACAACTACTGGGTGAGGTTCAACCATCCCGGTTTCTCCTATGCCCGGGCGGTGGAGAACTCCCGCGTGCTCTTCGAGGCGGCGCGGCGGGCGGGGGTGAGGCGGGTGGTGCACATAAGCATCACCAACCCCTCGGAGGACTCCCCCTTCGAATACTTCAGAGGGAAGGCTCTCCTGGAGCGCCTCCTCGGGGAAAGCGGCATCCCCCACAGCATCCTCCGGCCTGCCGTCCTTTTCGGCAAGGAGGACATCCTCATAAACAACATCGCCTGGTTTCTCCGGCACTTTCCCGTCTTTGGGGTCTTCGGCACAGGCCAGTACAAGCTCGAGCCCATTTACGTCGACGACCTGGCGGCCCTGGCAGTGCACGAAGCCCAAAGGACCGAAAATCGCACGCTGGATGCCATCGGCCCGGAGTGCTACACATACAGGGAACTCGTTCAGGCCGTGGGCGAGGCCATCGGGAAGAAGAGGCCCATCGTCCCGGTGCCGCCCGCCCTGGGTTACGCGGTGGGCTCTCTGGTGGGCAGAATCCTCGGGGACGTCACCATTACCCACGACGAGGTGGAGGGGCTCATGGCCGGCCTCCTGCACACCGGCTCGCCCCCGCTGGGCGGAACACTGCTCAGCGAGTGGGTCCGGGAACACGCCGAGCTGGTGGGCTCCCGCTACCACAGCGAGCTTGCCCGGAGAACGGACCGGGAAAGTCCCTACGAAAAGCTCTGA
- a CDS encoding A/G-specific adenine glycosylase yields MKASGTHHGTPSCRAVPGQRLRPAPLDVEAFRSAIYEHYRVHGRDFPWRRTRVPYRIFLSEVMLQQTGTERVLAKYGPFLRAFGSFRALARAQVREVLVLWQGLGYNRRALWLREAARRVAREHGGRLPRGVEALMALPGVGRATASAVSAFAFGEPAVFVETNIRRVFLHFFFPNAACVRDGDILPLVAETLDRADPRSWYYALMDYGVMLGQKAPRTNQRSAHYAKQSPFKGSERELRGRVLRLLLTEGPGTRARLARALGLSSERLSPVLAALAEEGFLRYGRGVYRVA; encoded by the coding sequence ATGAAAGCCTCCGGCACGCATCACGGAACGCCCTCATGCCGGGCCGTCCCCGGGCAGCGGCTCCGCCCCGCCCCGCTGGACGTCGAGGCGTTCCGCTCGGCCATTTACGAACACTACCGGGTTCATGGCCGCGATTTCCCCTGGAGGCGGACCCGCGTGCCCTACAGGATTTTCCTTTCCGAGGTCATGCTTCAGCAGACGGGCACGGAGCGCGTTCTGGCAAAGTACGGTCCTTTCCTCCGCGCCTTCGGGAGCTTCCGGGCCCTGGCCCGTGCCCAGGTGCGGGAGGTCCTGGTCCTCTGGCAGGGGCTGGGCTATAACCGGCGGGCCCTGTGGCTTCGGGAGGCCGCCCGGAGGGTGGCGCGCGAGCACGGCGGCAGGCTTCCCCGGGGCGTGGAGGCCCTCATGGCGCTGCCCGGCGTGGGGAGGGCTACGGCCTCTGCCGTTTCGGCCTTTGCCTTCGGCGAGCCTGCGGTCTTTGTGGAGACCAACATCCGGCGCGTCTTCCTCCATTTCTTTTTTCCCAATGCCGCCTGTGTCAGGGACGGCGACATCCTCCCCCTGGTGGCAGAGACCCTGGACAGGGCCGACCCCCGCTCCTGGTATTACGCTCTCATGGACTACGGCGTCATGCTCGGACAGAAGGCACCCCGCACCAACCAGAGGAGCGCCCATTACGCGAAGCAGAGCCCTTTCAAGGGCTCCGAGAGGGAGCTCCGGGGGCGTGTGCTTCGGCTGCTTCTGACGGAAGGCCCCGGGACCCGTGCCCGGCTTGCCCGCGCCCTCGGGCTCTCCTCAGAGCGGCTTTCCCCCGTCCTTGCGGCCCTCGCCGAGGAAGGTTTCCTCCGCTACGGCCGGGGCGTCTACCGGGTGGCCTGA